The following is a genomic window from Nostoc sp. HK-01.
TGTTTCAAATGCTGTAAGGATGCCTTGACGAGTAGCTTGTCGATCAGTCAAGGTGACAATATCCTGGGGTTTAAAGCCAAAGCGGTGAATTAATAATTCCTGCTGTAACCTGACATCTGTAACACAACCTGATAGAGGTGGCAAACTGTCATTTTCAGAATATTGGTTAATTCCTACTAATAAAGCTAGTTTACGGCCTGTATTTTGTGCAAAGGCTTGTCCTACATTATTGCCTTGTTGCATAATATCTAATTGGCTTAAACCCAGTGTAGCTAGGGTAGAAGCGGAAAATTGAAGAAAATGGCGGCGTTTAATATCAGACATAGAATTTTATTTATATCAAAGCTGAAATCGCTGTATAGGATTATATTTCTGAGGCATATAAGGTTATGCAAAATATTCAAGCTGATATTTTGCACAATTAGACTTAGTGAGTATCTAGCAACCCATCAAAATAAATACCACAGACTATTACTCGGCTTCACCAATGAGAATAAAAGCAGCCCAATTTATGGGATGAGGATGCTTTTTCATGGTTATCAACATGGCATTTCTCAACGCCACAGCCTTATCAGGATTTTTCTTCCACTGTTGATAAAACTGGATCATTAATTCCGATGTTTGTGAATCAGGAACAGACCACAACGAGACAATCATACTCGGTGCACCAGCGATAATTAAAGCACGTGATAAACCAATTACTCCATCACCAGTAATTGTGCCTCTTCCTGTATCACAAGCACTCAAAACTACTAACTCTGAGTTGATTTTTAAATCGATAATTTCTGCTGGCGTAAGTAAACCATCATCTGTACCGGAGGGAGCAAGGGCGATCGCAGTAGGTATACTCTTATCAGCATCATCTAACAATCCATGTGTAGCTAAATGGATAATTTTAGCAGTTGATAATCTTTGTTTGAAAGCTGCTTTTGTCGCATCCTTACCAGTGATAGCTTTAGTTTTGAATAAGTTAGCAATATTTAATGCTTCTGTTGCTGCACCTTTGAGAGGAGCAAGTTGCACAGGTGGAATTCCTACTTTAGGCATGATAGGATTACCCATAACTAAGACATCTTTAACTGTAACTTTTTGCCGTTGTTGACGAGTTAAATCTAGAACTTGAATAGCAGGCGCAGTTAAGATAGTGTGTTTTTCAATTAAGTATTTGCTGTCTTTATCTTGCAATGCTACGAACGGTACTAAGAATAGTGAATTATGAGGTATGAAAATAACTTTATCTTCTGGATTAGTCGGCAGTACAGAAGCAATTGGTTCAATCAATATTTCATGTAATTCTTGTAAATTTTGTTTGTGGTTTGATTCTTCTTTAGGGTCGACTCTAATACCCCTTCCGCCAGCACCAATGGCTAAACGGCTTTTACTGACTAGTTCCGCAAGTGGTGCCTTTAATGACTTGAGAGCTACTTGCTTAAATTTAAAATCACCAGTTGGTTTGATAACCCAGATATATAAATTTGATTCGTTTACTGAATATTCAACAAGTGTGGCATTTTGTGCTTTGGCAATTTGCTGAATTTGCTCAAAACTAGGTGGTTTTATATCTTGCTTGTTATTAGTATTCTCAGATATTTTTAAACCTAATAAATCAACTAAAGCCCTAGCTCTACCCCGTTCAGCTACTTCTAGAGCTTCGATATTTTTTTTCTGAATAATTAAAACTTGTTGGAGAGCACGGTAAGTTGCAGCTTGTGTTTCAAAGATAGATACTTTATCCGGATCAATCAATCCTACGCGTAGAGACTCTTCTATTTTCATAGCAGAGAACAAAGTTTTTTCAGCATTCGGATACTGACCAAGATCTCTGTAAACTAGTCCTGTACTATAAAGAGTTACTGCTTCTCCAGGAAGATCTCCAATTTTTTTAGCAAGCTTTAAGGATGCTTGATAAAACTCCAAAGCTTTGTCATATTTTCCTTGTGTTGAATAAACTACCCCAATATTATGCAGAACTGTTCCTCCTGCTTCCATATTACCCAAAAATTTGTTAATGGCTAAAGCCCTTTGGTAGGCCTCCAGAGCCTTGTCATATTTCCCCTGTTTTAAGTAGACACCTCCGATATAATTAAGTGTAGTTGCCTCACCTTCATAACCTTTTCCTTTTTTGGTTAAAGCTTGTTCGTGAAACTCTAGAGCTTTGTCATACTGACCAAGTTTTTGATAAGTTCCTCCAATATTGTTAAGTATAAAAGCTTCATAATCTGAGTTTCTCAAATCATCGATATCAGTCAAAACCTGATCGGCTAGTGTTGTTGTATTAGTTGGGCGGTTTCCAATTTGTTTATTAATAGCTAAAGCCGCTTGATGAAATTCTAATGCTTTGTTATACTGCCCAATTTCTGTGTACAATCCGCCAATGTTACTTAGCGTTAATTGTTCACCAAAAATGTCGTTGTTTTTTTTCCTAATAGCTAAAGCCTGTTGATAGAATTTTATAGATGTGGCATACTTCCCTAAAATTGAATAAGATACAGCCATATTATTCAAAATAGTTCCTTCTTTATCAAAATCTCCGATTTCTCGGCTAATCTGTATAGCTTTCTGTAATGTTTCTAGTGCTTCTGTTACTAAACCTAATTGCTCTTCGTCTTTACTTTTTTGAATCAGTTGATTTAACTCATTGACTCTATTTTGATTGGTTTGCGAGTTAGGAACTTGTGCTATCACTTGTCGATTAGTAAATAAGCTTTTGGCTTCAGCTTTAGGTGTAAAAGTTAATGTTGCTAATACAATCATAGTTACTGCTAATTTTGAGCTTTTCATGAAATTCTCCTAAATACTTGAGTTAGAGTAGTTATCTTACTTTCACAGATAGATATTTCTGAAGCTTTGGAAGTTATGCAAAAATCCAGTTAAAAATCAAAAATCCCCAAATACCAAGAATTTAGGGCTTTAAGCGCATATTGAACTGCGTTATTAAGAGTTACACAAGTTTTGAGAAATTTGTGTACGCAAATTTTCTAACTCTGGGTTACATGATTTTACCGAGTAGATCTCCTGCAATACATCTGAACATAATTCATTTTTGGTAAAGTAATTGGCTTTGGCAAGGGCGGATCGTTACTGGTGACTTTTTTTGAGGCTTCTGAGTCCGGCATGGGTTTATTTGGGCAGGTTTCAGCGTTGAGGTTTACGCTAAATACACCTTGAGTATGCGCTTTTACGCAATTTTACACAAGTTTTTGTTATGAAGAGTAAACAAACGGGAGCTATTCCGACTCAAGTAAAATTCTGTTGGCTGCGTAGACGCTCTGCTTCGGGTAGGGGTCGAGGTGTACATTACTGCATCACCCCTCCCATCCGAAACCGTGCTTGCGGTAGGGTAGGTAGCCAGCGAGTTACCGAATATTGGCACTTTTCCAACCACCCCCCTCCAAACGAAGCATGACCGTTTCCGTATCACTTCGCTTTCTAGTAATTTTTACGTTTGAGAGCGTCACCGTCGTAGCGTCCGTATTGGATTTTCTCATGGCACTGACGGCAAACCACCAGGGTTTTACGTTTACGTGCTGACATTTTAAGCATCCATTCAGGGCGTTCCTTGAACCTATCCCACTAATACTAGTAATATGATAATCTGCTGTTGATGACGGTAAGTTGTATTAGAGTATGGCGGGGAGATTTGAAGGGTTAAGTGACCTTGAGTGGAAGCTGTTTGAAGATATATTCCCAAGGAAGCAGAAAAGAAAGGACGGGGAATGCCTCATGCACCATTTCGTCATGTACTTAACACCTTACTGTATATATTGATAACAGGATGTCGTTGGTGCGATGTTCCTATTGGAGAGATCTGGGCATCAAAGAGTGCAGCACACAGATGGTTACAACGCTGGCAAAAAGACGGAACATTAGATAGTTTACAAGCAAGGATATTAGGTGTCGCAGAAGAAAGAGGACTAATCAACTGGAATTACGGTGCTGTTGATGGGTCTTTTTCCCCAAGGAATTGGTGGCGGTGAAGGTGTTAAGTACGGTCATAAAGGTAAGGGAATTTTAATCCACACCTTAACTGATGGTAATGGTCTGCCCTTAGCTAATCGCACAACTCCAGCCAACGGTAGCGAAAGAGATCAAGTTATACCACTGCTAAATAGTGTCAAAGTCAAAACGAATAAACCAGGTAGACCTCGTAAACGAGTCAAAGTCTTGGCTGCTGATAAAGGTTACGATTCTAAGGATAAACGTGCCGCCGGAGTAACGTGGTATCAGACCACAATTACCTAAGCGTACTTGGAAGACCAAGAAAAATCGAGGCAGACCAATTAAAATCTCAGTTCCACGTTTTCAACAAGAGCGTTGTTTCGCTTGGTATCAAAGAAAATATCGCCGTCTGGTTGTGCGATGGGAGCGAATTTCGGACTGCTTCAACGCTTTTCTTTCTTTAGCCACAATTCATATCTGGATTAACCGGATTTTATTAGTGGGATAGGTTCATCCTCTTGCTCCTCAAACGCCACCATCACCCCCTAACGTTCGTCCAAAGTGAAGGTGGAGAGGAACTCTTTAACCGCTCCTACACCATCTTTCACTCTTTCCATAAACCCAGCAGCGTAAGACTTAACCTGTTCCCACCATGAATCACTGAGGTTTTCCTGTCCGCCCATATCCTGATTACTGGGGAGTGATGTTGTGTCAGTAATTAGTGTTATTA
Proteins encoded in this region:
- a CDS encoding TPR repeat-containing protein, whose translation is MKSSKLAVTMIVLATLTFTPKAEAKSLFTNRQVIAQVPNSQTNQNRVNELNQLIQKSKDEEQLGLVTEALETLQKAIQISREIGDFDKEGTILNNMAVSYSILGKYATSIKFYQQALAIRKKNNDIFGEQLTLSNIGGLYTEIGQYNKALEFHQAALAINKQIGNRPTNTTTLADQVLTDIDDLRNSDYEAFILNNIGGTYQKLGQYDKALEFHEQALTKKGKGYEGEATTLNYIGGVYLKQGKYDKALEAYQRALAINKFLGNMEAGGTVLHNIGVVYSTQGKYDKALEFYQASLKLAKKIGDLPGEAVTLYSTGLVYRDLGQYPNAEKTLFSAMKIEESLRVGLIDPDKVSIFETQAATYRALQQVLIIQKKNIEALEVAERGRARALVDLLGLKISENTNNKQDIKPPSFEQIQQIAKAQNATLVEYSVNESNLYIWVIKPTGDFKFKQVALKSLKAPLAELVSKSRLAIGAGGRGIRVDPKEESNHKQNLQELHEILIEPIASVLPTNPEDKVIFIPHNSLFLVPFVALQDKDSKYLIEKHTILTAPAIQVLDLTRQQRQKVTVKDVLVMGNPIMPKVGIPPVQLAPLKGAATEALNIANLFKTKAITGKDATKAAFKQRLSTAKIIHLATHGLLDDADKSIPTAIALAPSGTDDGLLTPAEIIDLKINSELVVLSACDTGRGTITGDGVIGLSRALIIAGAPSMIVSLWSVPDSQTSELMIQFYQQWKKNPDKAVALRNAMLITMKKHPHPINWAAFILIGEAE